A stretch of the Vibrio aquimaris genome encodes the following:
- a CDS encoding TolB family protein: MNKWLIGLILAAQLVGCGAESDQENTPPRQYTKQELYPDRHYVTENNWYEMVDSEKNHFTDGKDRSQIQPFPKYYIYRAKEWPREDLNDVSSYDLPRVQFYWANMGDKNDPMYSAYEGQTKIWSMKTDGTDLRLVLDNMTSDGYGKMVRSPDNRYLAYGNGREKRVYDLKTGQTYSLADNYGVPRFAWTEDSKTLYFTDTKDLIYKWDIETKQVVPSDLPMTDTNVFYQGNLYSVKHFGVIKYAGLSNQKMKQVSWGKELSVADARSLDRSISPTGKYAWAINRTHLFKVDMEKGTAQMIKSGMMPYILGLNGRFGGSKHMTTFAVRDYQTDKEWEWRPLGMNRTIEHNSLYNAFANNGLWFKEAK; the protein is encoded by the coding sequence ATGAACAAATGGTTGATCGGTTTGATCTTAGCCGCCCAGTTGGTTGGGTGCGGCGCTGAATCTGACCAAGAAAACACGCCGCCTCGTCAATATACCAAACAAGAATTGTATCCCGATCGCCACTATGTGACGGAAAACAATTGGTATGAAATGGTAGACAGCGAAAAAAATCACTTTACCGATGGTAAGGATCGCAGCCAAATTCAACCTTTTCCCAAATATTATATTTATCGTGCTAAAGAGTGGCCAAGAGAAGATCTCAATGATGTCAGCTCGTATGATTTGCCTCGGGTTCAATTTTACTGGGCCAATATGGGCGATAAAAACGACCCTATGTACAGCGCCTATGAAGGGCAAACCAAAATCTGGAGCATGAAAACCGATGGCACTGATTTGCGCTTGGTGCTGGATAATATGACCAGTGATGGCTATGGGAAAATGGTACGCTCGCCAGATAACCGCTACCTTGCGTATGGCAATGGTCGAGAAAAACGGGTGTACGATTTAAAAACCGGTCAGACTTATTCATTGGCCGATAATTATGGTGTGCCGCGTTTTGCTTGGACCGAAGACAGCAAAACACTGTACTTTACCGATACTAAAGACCTTATTTATAAATGGGATATTGAAACCAAACAAGTAGTGCCGTCCGATCTTCCAATGACGGATACCAATGTGTTTTATCAAGGTAACCTATACTCAGTAAAACATTTTGGAGTAATAAAGTATGCAGGGCTTTCGAACCAAAAGATGAAACAAGTCTCTTGGGGTAAAGAGCTAAGTGTCGCTGATGCCCGATCGTTGGACCGTTCTATTAGCCCCACGGGTAAATATGCATGGGCTATCAATAGAACACATCTTTTTAAAGTTGATATGGAGAAAGGAACGGCGCAAATGATTAAATCGGGCATGATGCCTTATATTTTAGGCCTTAATGGCCGTTTTGGTGGCAGCAAGCATATGACCACCTTTGCCGTAAGAGACTATCAAACCGATAAAGAATGGGAATGGCGGCCATTGGGTATGAACCGAACCATAGAGCATAATAGTTTGTATAATGCGTTTGCCAATAATGGTCTCTGGTTTAAGGAGGCGAAGTAA
- a CDS encoding MFS transporter has translation MENILAPAAKARISTPVIALALYAVASGYLMSLIPLMLPYYGLDSSLASWLASVFYVGLLLGAIIIEPIVSRLGHKHTLGLCLAVFAITSLVMPILTHSSVWLVARLVAGFSVAGIFVVVESWLLQGSPSIRAKRLGLYMAALYGGSAIGQLGISYVDVGGYVPFLIIGVLVCSSITVVLFGRCEQPQSESIAHLTAKQILKLSHAAIIGSIVSGLVIGAIYGMMPLELADQGIENSDIGSLMALIILGGMLVQPVVPWMSKYLGRTLLMAFFCLLGTLAVSLVMFDDDMRLMASGLFLLGMAAFALYPIAINLSCDNLEAKYIVSATQVMLFSYSIGSVLGPVIADHYMSQEHSLLGYLFSILLATCLYMLAASLKFKNHVVAGE, from the coding sequence TTGGAAAACATTCTTGCTCCTGCAGCAAAAGCTCGCATTTCAACCCCTGTTATTGCGCTGGCTCTTTATGCGGTAGCTTCAGGCTATTTAATGAGTCTGATCCCACTTATGCTACCTTACTATGGGCTGGACAGCTCATTAGCGAGTTGGCTAGCAAGTGTGTTTTATGTTGGTCTTTTGCTTGGAGCGATCATTATTGAGCCTATAGTGAGTCGCTTGGGTCACAAGCATACACTAGGCCTGTGTTTGGCAGTATTTGCCATTACAAGTCTAGTTATGCCGATCTTGACACATTCATCGGTCTGGTTAGTCGCTCGTCTTGTGGCAGGCTTTTCTGTAGCTGGTATCTTTGTCGTCGTAGAATCTTGGTTGCTGCAAGGCTCTCCGTCTATTCGCGCTAAACGTCTTGGTTTGTATATGGCGGCGCTTTATGGTGGCAGCGCAATTGGACAATTGGGGATCAGCTATGTGGATGTCGGTGGGTATGTGCCTTTTCTCATCATTGGCGTCTTGGTTTGCTCGTCTATTACTGTTGTTTTATTTGGACGATGTGAGCAGCCTCAGTCCGAGTCCATTGCACATTTAACGGCTAAGCAAATTTTAAAGCTCAGTCATGCCGCCATTATTGGTAGCATAGTATCAGGGCTTGTTATAGGGGCTATATATGGCATGATGCCACTTGAGCTTGCAGATCAGGGAATTGAAAACTCCGATATAGGCTCACTGATGGCGCTTATCATACTCGGCGGGATGTTGGTGCAGCCGGTGGTGCCTTGGATGTCGAAATATTTAGGCCGTACACTATTAATGGCGTTTTTCTGTCTACTAGGTACTCTGGCGGTTAGCTTGGTTATGTTTGATGACGATATGCGCTTAATGGCATCAGGGCTATTTTTGCTTGGTATGGCCGCCTTTGCTTTGTATCCAATCGCCATCAACCTTAGCTGTGACAATCTAGAGGCAAAATACATAGTATCAGCAACTCAAGTAATGTTGTTTAGCTATAGCATAGGCTCAGTATTAGGCCCTGTTATTGCTGACCATTATATGTCTCAAGAACACTCTTTACTGGGATATTTGTTCTCTATCTTGCTTGCAACGTGTCTATATATGCTTGCTGCAAGCTTAAAGTTCAAAAATCATGTGGTAGCCGGAGAATAA